A section of the Osmia lignaria lignaria isolate PbOS001 chromosome 3, iyOsmLign1, whole genome shotgun sequence genome encodes:
- the Pcl gene encoding polycomb protein Pcl isoform X2 produces MSEPEESLAAPDSTTREQKLGFSHGDDVLLQHKDGKYYLGTIVEVDLAREKCLVKFMDNTSAWSSVKELTKLSIPDSDVMCVLCKKSQPKTDNDIIVCDKCGRGYHQLCHQPQISKEETAAEAHWICKRCVDSQPRAREVVEPKTSMVKASIRKVCSGRDQPQPPPDDMTKLPYDPNMLNWDAHHRVNAEQIYCYCGLNGEWYTQMLQCARCKQWFHEKCVSCLTYPLYSGDRFYVFVCSMCNYGKEFVRRLELKWIDLVHLMLYNLTVYNAKKYYDLDTVIIPYANDNWNTLQLPPRIRDVSAQIRRESILAILTNNRNRFKCGREIKKRTTIWGLRVRLPPPCPIVHLPVTGVIDDSVLRRCWGANKRLGYLPPPTGPISLPESTKQLTALKQSTAENLEIPVNPSDVVMRGTIYQNSEAEQSSCPSPSPPNQSTQSLRERYSGGGFVKKSFPFPKLSLQRRRRLMALGSSRERMLRKHKKREKSDGPLSKAQGVREARYRKARKLLKNAIAKSKSRNSETSDLPPTPPTSVSGPPTPPATTSGISELSVPSSVELMHPLPPSTPADTSGDETSSRGTLDSFIPPPKDFEGKNNPFRNLSDLLGASGNLNQSNLSTPSPYNQCPITLPLPLTPVISQPPVVRPAKRQLSEKDIIIDRNGQVKRRRQHRRGRPSQQQIQQQYQHTASKTATILPARNSEVKSEFARNLRSSFNGASSSASSQIGNCVDYALNGRRLRQRQSNDKQPAPDLQAQKKGSVPTSPKCSPVKQSAPDISIDDLKSSVNIYFGAANRIAAGEKFVIRAKRIGSNGQTQYLIEWEGLNT; encoded by the exons ATGTCAGAGCCAGAAGAAAGTCTGGCAGCGCCGGATAGCACTACGAGGGAACAAAAGTTGGGTTTCTCTCATGGAGATGATGTTCTTCTTCAACATAAGGATGGCAAATATTACCTTGGAACAATTGTTGAG GTGGATTTGGCAAGGGAAAAATGCCTTGTCAAATTTATGGACAACACCTCTGCATGGTCTTCAGTTAAGGAGCTGACAAAGCTGTCAATACCAGATTCTGATGTTATGTGCGTTCTTTGTAAAAAATCTCAGCCCAAGACTGATAATGACATTATTGTTTGTGACAAATGTGGTCGTGGTTATCATCAACTTTGTCATCAG CCTCAGATATCAAAGGAAGAAACAGCAGCTGAGGCACATTGGATATGTAAAAGATGTGTAGATAGTCAACCACGGGCACGCGAAGTTGTAGAACCAAAAACTTCTATGGTAAAGGCAAGTATAAGAAAAGTTTGCAGTGGAAGGGACCAACCTCAGCCGCCACCAGATGACATGACAAAATTGCCGTATGAT CCTAATATGCTAAATTGGGATGCGCATCATAGAGTAAATGCTGAACAAATTTATTGTTATTGTGGATTAAATGGTGAATGGTATACACAAATGTTGCAATGTGCTCGTTGCAAGCAGTGGTTTCATGAAAAATGCGTCAGTTGTTTAACTTATCCTTTATACAGTGGAGACAG GTTTTACGTATTTGTTTGTTCAATGTGCAATTATGGTAAAGAATTCGTACGGCGGCTAGAATTAAAATGGATAGATCTGGTGCACCTGATGTTGTACAATCTGACTGTTTACAATGCTAAAAAGTATTATGATTTAGACACTGTTATTATACCTTATGCCAATGATAACTGGAATACTTTACAGCTTCCGCCACGG ATCAGGGATGTCAGTGCTCAAATACGCAGAGAATCTATACTAGCAATATTGACAAATAATAGAAACAGATTCAAGTGTGGcagagaaataaagaaacgtACTACAATATGGGGTCTTAGAGTTAGGTTACCACCACCATGTCCAATTGTTCATCTTCCAGTAACTGGTGTAATTGATGATTCCGTATTACGTAGATGTTGGGGGGCTAATAAGAGACTGGGATATCTTCCTCCGCCTACAGG GCCGATATCTTTACCAGAAAGTACAAAACAATTGACTGCATTAAAACAAAGCACGgcagaaaatttagaaatcccCGTAAACCCATCAGATGTAGTAATGCGTGGAACAATATATCAGAATTCAGAAGCAGAACAAAGTTCGTGTCCAAGTCCAAGCCCACCAAATCAATCTACGCAATCTCTAAGAGAAAG GTATAGCGGAGGTGGTTTTGTGAAGAAATCATTCCCATTCCCCAAGCTCAGTTTACAAAGAAGAAGACGCTTAATGGCGTTAGGTAGTTCGCGCGAAAGAATGTTGCGAAAACacaagaaaagagagaaaagcgaTGGCCCTTTAAGCAAGGCTCAGGGCGTTCGAGAAGCTAGATACAGGAAAGCTAGGAAGCTACTGAAGAACGCTATAGCGAAG AGTAAGTCTCGAAACTCGGAAACGTCTGATTTACCACCAACGCCTCCAACTTCAGTTTCCGGTCCTCCTACACCACCTGCCACAACTTCAGGTATATCTGAACTATCCGTGCCTAGTTCCGTGGAATTGATGCATCCTCTACCACCGTCGACACCCGCTGACACTAGCGGGGATGAAACGAGTTCGAGAGGAACATTGGATTCTTTCATTCCACCGCCCAAAGACTTTGAAGGCAAGAATAATCCATTCAGAAATCTCAGTGATCTATTGGGTGCATCTGGCAATCTAAATCAGTCGAATTTAAGTACTCCGTCACCGTACAATCAATGCCCGATCACATTACCTCTACCGCTCACACCAGTTATATCACAACCACCGGTAGTACGGCCCGCCAAAAGGCAGTTATCGGAGAAAGACATTATCATAGACAGAAACGGGCAGGTTAAACGTAGACGACAACATCGGAGAGGTCGGCCGTCCCAACAACAAATACAGCAACAGTACCAGCATACTGCTAGTAAGACGGCGACCATTTTACCGGCGCGTAATAGCGAAGTTAAAAGTGAGTTTGCAAGGAATTTAAGAAGTTCATTTAACGGTGCCTCAAGCAGTGCTAGTAGTCAAATTGGAAATTGTGTTGATTATGCCTTAAACGGGAGGAGACTGAGACAACGTCAGAGCAATGACAAACAGCCGGCTCCGGATTTGCAAGCGCAAAAGAAAGGTAGCGTACCTACATCTCCAAAGTGTTCACCCGTCAAACAAAGTGCACCCGACATATCCATTGATGACCTAAAGTCATCGGTGAACATATATTTCGGAGCGGCGAATAGAATAGCCGCCGGTGAAAAGTTTGTCATCAGAGCAAAGAGGATAGGATCGAACGGTCAGACTCAATACCTAATCGAGTGGGAGGGACTTAATACTTAA
- the Pcl gene encoding polycomb protein Pcl isoform X1: protein MSEPEESLAAPDSTTREQKLGFSHGDDVLLQHKDGKYYLGTIVEVDLAREKCLVKFMDNTSAWSSVKELTKLSIPDSDVMCVLCKKSQPKTDNDIIVCDKCGRGYHQLCHQPQISKEETAAEAHWICKRCVDSQPRAREVVEPKTSMVKASIRKVCSGRDQPQPPPDDMTKLPYDPNMLNWDAHHRVNAEQIYCYCGLNGEWYTQMLQCARCKQWFHEKCVSCLTYPLYSGDRFYVFVCSMCNYGKEFVRRLELKWIDLVHLMLYNLTVYNAKKYYDLDTVIIPYANDNWNTLQLPPRIRDVSAQIRRESILAILTNNRNRFKCGREIKKRTTIWGLRVRLPPPCPIVHLPVTGVIDDSVLRRCWGANKRLGYLPPPTGPISLPESTKQLTALKQSTAENLEIPVNPSDVVMRGTIYQNSEAEQSSCPSPSPPNQSTQSLRERYSGGGFVKKSFPFPKLSLQRRRRLMALGSSRERMLRKHKKREKSDGPLSKAQGVREARYRKARKLLKNAIAKVSTKSKSRNSETSDLPPTPPTSVSGPPTPPATTSGISELSVPSSVELMHPLPPSTPADTSGDETSSRGTLDSFIPPPKDFEGKNNPFRNLSDLLGASGNLNQSNLSTPSPYNQCPITLPLPLTPVISQPPVVRPAKRQLSEKDIIIDRNGQVKRRRQHRRGRPSQQQIQQQYQHTASKTATILPARNSEVKSEFARNLRSSFNGASSSASSQIGNCVDYALNGRRLRQRQSNDKQPAPDLQAQKKGSVPTSPKCSPVKQSAPDISIDDLKSSVNIYFGAANRIAAGEKFVIRAKRIGSNGQTQYLIEWEGLNT from the exons ATGTCAGAGCCAGAAGAAAGTCTGGCAGCGCCGGATAGCACTACGAGGGAACAAAAGTTGGGTTTCTCTCATGGAGATGATGTTCTTCTTCAACATAAGGATGGCAAATATTACCTTGGAACAATTGTTGAG GTGGATTTGGCAAGGGAAAAATGCCTTGTCAAATTTATGGACAACACCTCTGCATGGTCTTCAGTTAAGGAGCTGACAAAGCTGTCAATACCAGATTCTGATGTTATGTGCGTTCTTTGTAAAAAATCTCAGCCCAAGACTGATAATGACATTATTGTTTGTGACAAATGTGGTCGTGGTTATCATCAACTTTGTCATCAG CCTCAGATATCAAAGGAAGAAACAGCAGCTGAGGCACATTGGATATGTAAAAGATGTGTAGATAGTCAACCACGGGCACGCGAAGTTGTAGAACCAAAAACTTCTATGGTAAAGGCAAGTATAAGAAAAGTTTGCAGTGGAAGGGACCAACCTCAGCCGCCACCAGATGACATGACAAAATTGCCGTATGAT CCTAATATGCTAAATTGGGATGCGCATCATAGAGTAAATGCTGAACAAATTTATTGTTATTGTGGATTAAATGGTGAATGGTATACACAAATGTTGCAATGTGCTCGTTGCAAGCAGTGGTTTCATGAAAAATGCGTCAGTTGTTTAACTTATCCTTTATACAGTGGAGACAG GTTTTACGTATTTGTTTGTTCAATGTGCAATTATGGTAAAGAATTCGTACGGCGGCTAGAATTAAAATGGATAGATCTGGTGCACCTGATGTTGTACAATCTGACTGTTTACAATGCTAAAAAGTATTATGATTTAGACACTGTTATTATACCTTATGCCAATGATAACTGGAATACTTTACAGCTTCCGCCACGG ATCAGGGATGTCAGTGCTCAAATACGCAGAGAATCTATACTAGCAATATTGACAAATAATAGAAACAGATTCAAGTGTGGcagagaaataaagaaacgtACTACAATATGGGGTCTTAGAGTTAGGTTACCACCACCATGTCCAATTGTTCATCTTCCAGTAACTGGTGTAATTGATGATTCCGTATTACGTAGATGTTGGGGGGCTAATAAGAGACTGGGATATCTTCCTCCGCCTACAGG GCCGATATCTTTACCAGAAAGTACAAAACAATTGACTGCATTAAAACAAAGCACGgcagaaaatttagaaatcccCGTAAACCCATCAGATGTAGTAATGCGTGGAACAATATATCAGAATTCAGAAGCAGAACAAAGTTCGTGTCCAAGTCCAAGCCCACCAAATCAATCTACGCAATCTCTAAGAGAAAG GTATAGCGGAGGTGGTTTTGTGAAGAAATCATTCCCATTCCCCAAGCTCAGTTTACAAAGAAGAAGACGCTTAATGGCGTTAGGTAGTTCGCGCGAAAGAATGTTGCGAAAACacaagaaaagagagaaaagcgaTGGCCCTTTAAGCAAGGCTCAGGGCGTTCGAGAAGCTAGATACAGGAAAGCTAGGAAGCTACTGAAGAACGCTATAGCGAAGGTTAGCACGAAG AGTAAGTCTCGAAACTCGGAAACGTCTGATTTACCACCAACGCCTCCAACTTCAGTTTCCGGTCCTCCTACACCACCTGCCACAACTTCAGGTATATCTGAACTATCCGTGCCTAGTTCCGTGGAATTGATGCATCCTCTACCACCGTCGACACCCGCTGACACTAGCGGGGATGAAACGAGTTCGAGAGGAACATTGGATTCTTTCATTCCACCGCCCAAAGACTTTGAAGGCAAGAATAATCCATTCAGAAATCTCAGTGATCTATTGGGTGCATCTGGCAATCTAAATCAGTCGAATTTAAGTACTCCGTCACCGTACAATCAATGCCCGATCACATTACCTCTACCGCTCACACCAGTTATATCACAACCACCGGTAGTACGGCCCGCCAAAAGGCAGTTATCGGAGAAAGACATTATCATAGACAGAAACGGGCAGGTTAAACGTAGACGACAACATCGGAGAGGTCGGCCGTCCCAACAACAAATACAGCAACAGTACCAGCATACTGCTAGTAAGACGGCGACCATTTTACCGGCGCGTAATAGCGAAGTTAAAAGTGAGTTTGCAAGGAATTTAAGAAGTTCATTTAACGGTGCCTCAAGCAGTGCTAGTAGTCAAATTGGAAATTGTGTTGATTATGCCTTAAACGGGAGGAGACTGAGACAACGTCAGAGCAATGACAAACAGCCGGCTCCGGATTTGCAAGCGCAAAAGAAAGGTAGCGTACCTACATCTCCAAAGTGTTCACCCGTCAAACAAAGTGCACCCGACATATCCATTGATGACCTAAAGTCATCGGTGAACATATATTTCGGAGCGGCGAATAGAATAGCCGCCGGTGAAAAGTTTGTCATCAGAGCAAAGAGGATAGGATCGAACGGTCAGACTCAATACCTAATCGAGTGGGAGGGACTTAATACTTAA